In a single window of the Pseudoxanthomonas sp. F37 genome:
- a CDS encoding LytTR family DNA-binding domain-containing protein has translation MKVVIADDEPLARERLRALLAEHPGIDVVAEAENGLDALQACSQHRPDMVLLDIAMPGVDGLEAARHLAAFDPRPAVVFCTAYDEHALSAFEAAAIDYLMKPIRSERLAAALERARTFIAGRETHAPAASSQQPRTHLCARLRGSLRLIPVDEVHYLQAEEKYVVVHHARGEDLIEESLKSLEEEFGGRFVRIHRNCLVARHELVEIKRVGDGHVQAILRHGKAPLEVSRRCVAGLRETVKAL, from the coding sequence GTGAAAGTGGTCATCGCCGACGACGAACCCTTGGCGCGCGAGCGCCTGCGCGCGCTGCTCGCCGAACATCCCGGCATCGACGTGGTCGCCGAGGCCGAGAACGGGCTGGATGCGCTGCAGGCCTGTTCGCAGCATCGTCCCGACATGGTGCTGCTCGACATCGCCATGCCCGGCGTGGACGGCCTGGAGGCCGCCCGCCACCTGGCCGCCTTCGATCCCCGGCCGGCGGTGGTGTTCTGCACGGCGTACGACGAACATGCGCTGTCCGCTTTCGAGGCGGCCGCGATCGACTACCTGATGAAGCCGATCCGGTCCGAGCGGCTGGCCGCGGCGCTGGAGCGCGCGCGCACCTTCATCGCCGGGCGCGAGACGCACGCACCGGCGGCATCCAGCCAGCAGCCGCGCACGCACCTGTGCGCGCGCCTGCGCGGCAGCCTCCGCCTGATCCCGGTCGACGAGGTGCATTACCTGCAGGCCGAGGAGAAGTACGTGGTGGTGCACCATGCGCGCGGCGAGGACCTGATAGAGGAATCGCTGAAGTCGCTGGAGGAGGAGTTCGGCGGGCGCTTCGTGCGCATCCACCGCAACTGCCTGGTGGCGCGGCACGAACTGGTCGAGATCAAGCGCGTCGGCGACGGCCACGTGCAGGCCATCCTGCGCCACGGCAAGGCGCCGCTGGAAGTCAGCCGGCGCTGCGTGGCCGGCCTGCGCGAGACGGTCAAGGCCCTCTGA
- a CDS encoding alpha/beta hydrolase, whose amino-acid sequence MTPATDAPLLDTVEHETGPAPQWSVLWLHGLGADGHDFAPLVPELVRPGWPALRFVFPHAPVRAVTINNGVRMRAWYDIVGMDFPTRADSAGIEESLAQVDALIAREQARGIPPERLLLAGFSQGGAITLAAGLRRQVPLAGLIALSTYLPGAAQAGRHRGAAATAQPVFMAHGTGDPVIPLIHAEQSAQALGELGFDVQWHRYPMGHQVCAEEIRDLGDWMSRRFAL is encoded by the coding sequence ATGACCCCTGCGACCGATGCTCCGCTCCTCGACACCGTCGAACACGAAACCGGCCCCGCGCCGCAATGGTCCGTGCTGTGGTTGCACGGGCTGGGCGCCGACGGCCACGACTTCGCACCGCTGGTCCCGGAACTGGTCAGGCCGGGCTGGCCGGCCCTGCGGTTCGTGTTCCCGCACGCGCCCGTGCGCGCGGTGACCATCAACAACGGCGTGCGCATGCGTGCGTGGTACGACATCGTGGGCATGGACTTCCCCACCCGGGCGGACAGCGCCGGCATCGAGGAATCGCTGGCGCAGGTGGATGCGCTGATCGCGCGCGAACAGGCGCGCGGCATCCCGCCGGAGCGGCTGCTGCTGGCCGGATTCTCGCAGGGCGGCGCCATCACGCTGGCGGCCGGCCTGCGCCGGCAGGTTCCCCTGGCGGGCCTGATCGCCCTGTCGACCTACCTGCCGGGCGCGGCGCAGGCGGGGCGGCATCGGGGCGCGGCGGCGACCGCGCAGCCGGTGTTCATGGCCCACGGCACGGGCGACCCGGTGATTCCGCTGATCCACGCCGAGCAGAGTGCGCAGGCGCTCGGCGAACTGGGCTTCGATGTCCAATGGCACCGCTATCCCATGGGCCACCAGGTCTGTGCGGAGGAAATCCGTGACCTGGGTGACTGGATGAGCCGGCGGTTTGCGTTGTAA
- a CDS encoding EAL domain-containing protein, with product MRPTAIVMPSHFVDDARDVSWVIDHSDNAVVVCDEAARVTWINQGFTRMLGYTLEEAAGRRPSDFLAGPHTDPETVEWVRGQLNTQQGYRTELLVYAKNGVPLWISAVVNPVYDPDRNVRYLLGVYTDITHSKLHEELHRKVLGAIVREQLLQDVLTLICREVEKVMPEAVASVIGLDDYGRLRPLAAPSLPDQIAAVIDGELAGPMVGACGSAAWSGQAVECSDIERDPRWQAYNAPFLALGIRACWSNPVKGHDGRVLGTFALYYWENRAPDEFHQRVVDVCLHLCALAIERDRAHARMHQLSFFDTLTGLPNRALFNSKVEQMLLGAARRDSAVALLFIDIDRFKIVNDTQGHSAGDALLRELAKRLGGELREGDVVARLAGDEFVLAVPDRSAEEAANLADRLMARLAEPVIAGRMMLAPQASIGVAMFPADGWDVDSLVRHADIAMYRAKSEGGARIVFYSLEMNQAMQERLALENALREAVRSGQLRLHYQPQVVLDDDARLHGVEALLRWRHPEIGEISPATFVPMAEECGLIDELGRWTLEEACTQMADWRRRGVPVPRVSVNLSAINFEQQDLPAFIGNVLGKCGLSPDELMVEVTESVMLAQKAEVLANIDAIHRMGVSLSIDDFGTGYSSLSHLHRLPISELKLDMSFVRDLEHSESARALTTSILRIGESLSLKVVAEGVESAGQRAVLASLGCDLLQGYYVSRALSPHSLERWISLQPTPAS from the coding sequence ATGAGGCCCACTGCCATCGTCATGCCGTCGCACTTCGTCGATGACGCCCGCGACGTATCGTGGGTCATCGACCACAGCGACAATGCGGTGGTCGTCTGCGACGAGGCGGCCCGCGTCACCTGGATCAACCAGGGTTTCACGCGCATGCTGGGCTACACGCTGGAGGAGGCCGCCGGCCGAAGGCCCAGCGATTTCCTGGCCGGCCCGCATACCGACCCGGAAACGGTCGAATGGGTGCGCGGGCAGTTGAATACGCAGCAGGGCTACCGGACCGAATTGCTGGTCTACGCCAAGAACGGGGTGCCGCTGTGGATCTCGGCGGTGGTCAACCCGGTGTACGACCCCGACCGCAACGTCCGCTACCTGCTCGGCGTCTACACCGACATCACCCACAGCAAGCTGCACGAAGAGTTGCACCGCAAGGTCCTGGGCGCGATCGTCCGCGAACAGCTGCTGCAGGACGTGCTGACCCTCATCTGCCGCGAAGTGGAAAAGGTCATGCCCGAGGCCGTGGCGTCGGTGATCGGGCTGGACGACTATGGCCGCCTGCGGCCCCTGGCGGCCCCCAGCCTGCCCGACCAGATCGCCGCCGTCATCGACGGCGAACTGGCCGGCCCCATGGTCGGCGCCTGCGGTTCGGCGGCCTGGAGCGGGCAAGCGGTCGAATGCAGCGACATCGAACGCGATCCGCGCTGGCAGGCCTACAACGCGCCCTTCCTGGCGCTGGGGATCCGTGCCTGCTGGTCCAATCCGGTGAAGGGCCACGACGGACGCGTGCTGGGCACGTTCGCCCTGTACTACTGGGAAAACCGCGCACCGGACGAGTTCCACCAGCGGGTGGTGGATGTCTGCCTGCACCTGTGCGCGCTGGCGATCGAACGCGATCGCGCGCATGCGCGCATGCACCAGCTGTCGTTCTTCGACACCCTGACCGGCCTGCCCAACCGGGCGCTGTTCAACAGCAAGGTGGAGCAGATGCTGCTGGGCGCCGCGCGCCGCGACAGCGCCGTGGCCCTGCTGTTCATCGATATCGACCGTTTCAAGATCGTCAACGACACCCAGGGCCACTCCGCAGGCGACGCCCTGTTGCGCGAACTGGCCAAGCGGCTGGGCGGCGAGCTGCGCGAAGGCGACGTGGTGGCGCGCCTGGCCGGCGACGAATTCGTGCTGGCCGTGCCCGACCGCAGCGCGGAGGAAGCCGCCAACCTCGCCGACCGGCTGATGGCGCGGCTGGCCGAACCGGTCATCGCCGGCCGGATGATGCTGGCGCCGCAGGCCAGCATCGGCGTGGCCATGTTTCCTGCCGACGGCTGGGACGTCGACTCGCTGGTGCGCCACGCCGACATCGCGATGTACCGCGCCAAGTCCGAGGGCGGCGCGCGCATCGTGTTCTACAGCCTGGAGATGAACCAGGCCATGCAGGAGCGCCTGGCCCTGGAGAACGCGCTGCGCGAGGCCGTGCGCAGCGGCCAGCTGCGCCTGCACTACCAGCCGCAGGTGGTGCTGGACGACGACGCGCGCCTGCACGGCGTGGAGGCGCTGCTGCGCTGGCGGCATCCGGAGATCGGCGAGATCTCGCCGGCCACCTTCGTGCCGATGGCCGAGGAATGCGGCCTGATCGACGAACTGGGCCGCTGGACGCTGGAGGAAGCCTGCACGCAGATGGCCGACTGGCGCCGTCGCGGCGTGCCGGTGCCGCGGGTGTCGGTGAACCTGTCGGCGATCAACTTCGAGCAGCAGGACCTGCCCGCCTTCATCGGCAACGTGCTGGGCAAGTGCGGCCTGTCGCCGGACGAGCTGATGGTGGAGGTGACCGAGAGCGTGATGCTGGCGCAGAAGGCCGAGGTGCTGGCCAACATCGACGCGATCCACCGGATGGGCGTCAGCCTGTCGATCGACGATTTCGGCACCGGCTACTCCAGCCTGAGCCACCTGCACCGCCTGCCGATCAGCGAACTGAAGCTGGACATGAGCTTCGTGCGCGACCTGGAGCACAGCGAATCGGCGCGCGCACTGACCACGTCCATCCTGCGCATCGGCGAGAGCCTGTCGCTGAAGGTGGTGGCCGAAGGCGTGGAAAGCGCGGGGCAGCGCGCCGTGCTGGCCTCGCTGGGCTGCGACCTGCTGCAGGGCTACTACGTCTCGCGCGCGCTGTCGCCGCACTCGCTGGAACGCTGGATCAGCCTGCAGCCGACGCCGGCGTCATGA
- a CDS encoding sulfotransferase, which yields MNPRRLRQHACLAEVLRDAAAGMAPGHVRRRVFLVGCPRSGTTLLQSLLHAHRQIRSLPETHFLPLLLGSEEHRRCEADRPRTPVARLRRWRRDALVRWSLVDPRRAARAWSSLRGLALPVLMPERKRWWLDAQLRAFVRTLDAHALALHKPIWLEKTPDHLFYIDHLRATVPDVRFLHVQREGPQVVGSLYRAARDHPAWRPFLSLERCVDRWDTARRESERWRGDPRHLHVSYEALVREPHATLASVLAFLGCEADDALWSRYRTLAGELLRADEPWKAGNLEPLHARDAFCDVLDASQRRWVESALAARGSPRTTARAPDTR from the coding sequence GTGAACCCCCGCCGCCTGCGGCAGCACGCCTGCCTGGCCGAGGTCCTGCGGGACGCCGCCGCCGGCATGGCGCCGGGGCATGTCCGGCGTCGCGTGTTCCTGGTGGGATGCCCGCGGTCCGGCACGACCCTGCTGCAGTCGCTCCTGCACGCGCACCGGCAGATCCGCTCCCTGCCGGAAACGCATTTCCTGCCGCTGCTGCTGGGCAGCGAGGAGCACCGTCGCTGCGAAGCCGACCGACCCCGCACGCCCGTCGCCCGCCTCAGGCGCTGGCGGCGCGACGCCCTCGTGCGCTGGTCGTTGGTCGATCCGCGCCGCGCCGCGCGCGCATGGTCGTCGTTGCGCGGCCTCGCGTTGCCGGTGCTCATGCCCGAGCGGAAGCGATGGTGGCTGGATGCTCAGCTGCGGGCGTTCGTGCGCACCCTGGACGCCCATGCGCTGGCCCTGCACAAGCCGATCTGGCTGGAAAAGACGCCCGATCACCTGTTCTACATCGACCATCTGCGCGCCACGGTGCCCGATGTGCGCTTCCTGCATGTGCAGCGCGAGGGCCCGCAGGTCGTCGGCTCGCTCTATCGTGCCGCCCGCGATCATCCTGCCTGGCGACCGTTCCTGTCGCTGGAGCGGTGCGTGGACCGCTGGGACACCGCCAGGCGGGAGAGCGAGCGCTGGCGGGGCGATCCGCGGCACCTGCATGTGAGCTACGAAGCGCTGGTGCGCGAGCCCCACGCGACACTGGCCAGCGTGCTGGCGTTCCTCGGCTGCGAAGCGGACGATGCGCTGTGGTCCCGCTACCGCACGCTCGCCGGGGAACTGCTGCGCGCGGACGAGCCGTGGAAGGCCGGAAACCTGGAACCCCTGCACGCGCGCGATGCGTTCTGCGACGTGCTCGATGCTTCGCAGCGCCGCTGGGTGGAGTCCGCGTTGGCGGCGCGGGGAAGTCCGCGCACGACGGCGCGGGCGCCGGACACGCGCTGA
- a CDS encoding response regulator transcription factor, whose protein sequence is MDLSSHILVVDDDPELRTLIGDFLRDHGYRVEVAGDVAAMREAIARRRPDLVVLDVMMPGEDGLSAARRLASETGPPVIMLSALGTDTDRIIGLEVGADDYLAKPCNPRELLARMRALLRRNPPATESEPAPAAGMQYRFDGWSLDVARRELRDPTGLHITLSDGEFTLLRTFVEHPQRVLSRDQLLDYARGHNVDVYDRAIDSQVSRLRRKLSERGGPDMIRTIRNEGYMLLPSVVRR, encoded by the coding sequence ATGGACCTGAGCTCCCACATCCTGGTGGTCGACGACGACCCCGAACTGCGCACGCTGATCGGCGATTTCCTGCGCGATCACGGTTATCGCGTGGAGGTGGCGGGCGACGTGGCGGCGATGCGCGAGGCGATCGCGCGCCGTCGGCCGGACCTGGTGGTGCTCGACGTGATGATGCCCGGCGAGGATGGCCTGTCGGCGGCGCGCCGCCTGGCGAGCGAGACCGGCCCGCCGGTCATCATGCTCAGTGCGCTCGGCACCGATACCGACCGCATCATCGGCCTGGAGGTGGGTGCGGACGACTACCTCGCCAAGCCGTGCAATCCGCGCGAGCTGCTCGCGCGCATGCGGGCGCTGCTGCGGCGCAATCCGCCCGCCACGGAGAGCGAGCCGGCGCCGGCGGCCGGCATGCAGTACCGCTTCGACGGCTGGAGCCTGGATGTGGCACGCCGCGAGTTGCGCGACCCGACGGGGCTGCACATCACGCTGTCCGATGGCGAATTCACCCTGCTGCGCACCTTCGTCGAGCACCCGCAGCGGGTACTGAGCCGCGACCAGTTGCTCGACTACGCGCGCGGGCACAACGTCGATGTCTACGACCGCGCCATCGACAGCCAGGTGAGCCGCCTGCGCCGCAAGCTCAGCGAGCGCGGCGGTCCGGACATGATCCGGACGATCCGCAACGAGGGCTACATGTTGCTGCCGTCGGTCGTGCGCCGGTGA
- a CDS encoding glycoside hydrolase family 30 protein, which yields MHSIRLFAAVALGATMAAGPTHADAAPPQERPMPTSATVTIYTTARDTGQRLSQAGTVTLKGGHALTEVENSVFVDPTRRFQPLLGIGGAITDSTAEVYATLSPDKRAEFMRAYYDRESGIGYSLARTTIHSSDFSPASYTYVEEGDKTLASFSIEHDRRARLPMLKQAIAAAGGELPLFASPWSAPAFMKTTGNMLRGGALLPEYRQAWANYFVRFIQAYEKEGVPIWGITVQNEPMATQTWESMLYTAEEERDFLKDHLGPTMHAAGYADKKIIVWDHNRDMMPYRAQVILGDPEAAKYAWGLGFHWYETWAGFDPMFRNVAAVTEAFPDKPVLLTEAAVEKFDPARYQHWPNAERYGTSMIHDLNNGAVGWTDWNMLLDEKGGPNHVGNYCFAPLHADTRTGELIYTPSYYYIGHFSRFIRPQAHRVSTATSRSTLLATSFVNPDGRLATVVMNPTDKEIAYNLYVGQASAVVTIPARAIQTLVN from the coding sequence ATGCATTCCATCCGCTTGTTCGCCGCCGTCGCCCTGGGCGCGACGATGGCCGCCGGCCCCACGCACGCCGATGCCGCGCCACCGCAGGAGCGCCCCATGCCGACATCGGCCACCGTGACCATCTACACCACTGCACGCGACACCGGGCAACGCCTCAGCCAGGCCGGCACCGTCACCCTCAAAGGCGGCCACGCGCTGACCGAGGTCGAGAACTCGGTGTTCGTCGATCCCACGCGGCGCTTCCAGCCGCTGCTGGGCATCGGCGGCGCCATCACCGACTCCACCGCCGAGGTCTACGCCACGCTTTCGCCGGACAAGCGCGCCGAGTTCATGCGCGCCTATTACGACAGGGAGTCCGGCATCGGCTATTCGCTGGCCCGCACCACCATCCACAGCTCCGACTTCAGCCCGGCCAGCTACACGTACGTGGAGGAAGGCGACAAGACGCTGGCCTCGTTCTCCATCGAGCACGATCGCCGGGCCCGCCTGCCGATGCTCAAGCAGGCCATCGCGGCCGCGGGCGGCGAGCTGCCGCTGTTCGCCAGCCCATGGAGCGCGCCGGCCTTCATGAAGACCACCGGGAACATGCTGCGCGGCGGCGCGCTGCTGCCCGAGTACCGGCAGGCGTGGGCGAACTACTTCGTGCGGTTCATCCAGGCCTACGAGAAGGAAGGCGTGCCGATCTGGGGCATCACCGTGCAGAACGAGCCGATGGCCACCCAGACCTGGGAGTCGATGCTGTACACGGCCGAGGAGGAACGCGACTTCCTGAAGGACCATCTGGGCCCGACGATGCACGCCGCCGGCTACGCCGACAAGAAGATCATCGTGTGGGACCACAACCGCGACATGATGCCGTACCGCGCGCAGGTGATCCTGGGCGACCCCGAAGCCGCCAAGTACGCCTGGGGACTGGGCTTCCACTGGTACGAGACCTGGGCCGGCTTCGATCCGATGTTCCGCAACGTGGCGGCCGTGACCGAGGCGTTCCCCGACAAGCCCGTGCTGCTGACGGAAGCGGCGGTGGAGAAGTTCGACCCGGCGCGCTACCAGCACTGGCCGAACGCCGAGCGCTACGGCACCTCGATGATCCACGACCTCAACAACGGCGCGGTGGGCTGGACCGACTGGAACATGCTGCTGGACGAGAAGGGCGGCCCCAACCACGTGGGCAACTACTGCTTCGCGCCGCTGCATGCCGACACGCGCACCGGCGAGCTGATCTACACGCCCAGCTACTACTACATCGGCCACTTCTCCAGGTTCATCCGGCCGCAGGCGCACCGTGTCAGCACCGCCACCAGCCGCAGCACCCTGCTGGCCACGTCCTTCGTGAACCCCGACGGCCGCCTGGCGACCGTGGTGATGAATCCCACCGACAAGGAGATCGCCTACAACTTGTACGTGGGCCAGGCCTCGGCCGTGGTCACCATTCCGGCGCGCGCGATCCAGACGCTGGTGAACTGA
- a CDS encoding TonB family protein — MTAPYARAERALAEGRMLAPAGDNAVEHYLDACAQPPECVRARAALAELQPYVLIAAEQAIARGDGREAVRLQALIARIDPGAPALPRLRASLDALVRAQEAADAEGVASTAPPPAQRSPGLQPVVAADPAPAPATPSVRAPEPPSPAAPALAVVAQPRSSIAAAAPSPEVAQVRAPRLVQDAQPRYPLPALRARIEGEAQVAFTIQPDGSVRNARLLSSTPPGMFEASALAVAQRWRFEATGRAHDSSRTVRFRLPAEAARDG, encoded by the coding sequence ATGACCGCACCGTACGCGCGCGCCGAGCGCGCGCTGGCAGAGGGCCGGATGCTGGCGCCGGCCGGCGACAATGCGGTGGAGCACTATCTGGACGCGTGCGCGCAACCGCCGGAGTGCGTCCGCGCCCGGGCGGCGCTGGCCGAACTGCAGCCGTACGTGCTGATCGCCGCCGAGCAGGCGATCGCGCGGGGCGACGGCCGCGAAGCGGTGCGCCTGCAGGCGCTGATCGCCCGCATCGATCCGGGTGCGCCCGCGTTGCCGCGGCTGCGCGCCAGTCTGGACGCGCTGGTGCGCGCACAGGAGGCGGCTGATGCGGAAGGGGTCGCGTCCACCGCTCCGCCGCCGGCGCAGCGCTCACCGGGGTTGCAGCCCGTCGTCGCTGCGGACCCGGCGCCCGCACCGGCGACCCCGTCCGTGCGCGCGCCGGAGCCGCCGTCCCCGGCCGCGCCTGCGCTGGCCGTCGTGGCGCAGCCCCGTTCTTCCATCGCCGCTGCCGCGCCTTCGCCTGAAGTGGCGCAGGTGCGCGCCCCCCGCCTGGTGCAGGACGCACAGCCGCGGTATCCGCTGCCGGCGCTGCGCGCGCGCATCGAGGGCGAAGCGCAGGTCGCCTTCACCATCCAGCCCGACGGCAGCGTGCGCAACGCGCGGCTGCTGTCGTCCACGCCGCCGGGCATGTTCGAGGCTTCGGCATTGGCCGTGGCGCAGCGCTGGCGGTTCGAAGCCACCGGGCGTGCGCACGATTCCAGCCGCACGGTGCGTTTCCGCCTGCCGGCCGAGGCCGCCCGCGACGGCTGA
- a CDS encoding LacI family DNA-binding transcriptional regulator, whose translation MRSRIEDVAAAAGVSMKTVSRVLNNEPNVRDEMRQRVMAAVEKLQYRPNLSARSLAGQRSYVIALVYNNPSRNYLMEIQNGMLEACRDNHYNLVLAPVGASRQRKVDDLKVVFEHFAPDGVVLIPPLTDDPVVLEFLEAHDVAFACIAPKHPDGRIGVMMDETAAVRELMAGLVAQGHRRIGHIKGPPAHGACQWRFKGYREALRRAGIEYDEDLVVQGAFSFESGIEAGNRLLDLKRPPTAIFAANDDMAAGVIRAACERGLVVPRDISVCGFDDTPIARHIYPALTTVRQPTSDMGRLATMQLLARIRATDAGGMVQVEHEVLFRESTQPPVRHRSA comes from the coding sequence ATGCGTAGTCGGATCGAGGATGTGGCCGCTGCCGCAGGCGTGTCGATGAAGACCGTATCGCGGGTGCTGAACAACGAGCCCAACGTGCGCGACGAAATGCGCCAGCGCGTGATGGCGGCCGTCGAGAAGCTGCAGTACCGCCCCAACCTGTCCGCGCGCAGCCTGGCAGGGCAGCGTTCCTACGTGATCGCGCTGGTGTACAACAACCCGTCGCGCAACTATCTGATGGAAATCCAGAACGGCATGCTGGAAGCCTGCCGCGACAACCACTACAACCTGGTGCTGGCACCGGTGGGGGCCTCGCGCCAGCGCAAGGTGGACGACCTGAAGGTGGTGTTCGAGCACTTCGCGCCGGACGGCGTGGTGCTCATCCCGCCCCTGACCGACGATCCGGTGGTGCTGGAGTTCCTTGAAGCCCACGATGTGGCCTTCGCCTGCATCGCGCCCAAGCATCCGGACGGCCGCATCGGCGTGATGATGGACGAAACCGCGGCCGTGCGTGAGCTGATGGCCGGGCTGGTGGCGCAGGGCCACCGCCGCATCGGCCACATCAAGGGCCCGCCCGCGCACGGTGCCTGCCAGTGGCGTTTCAAGGGCTATCGCGAAGCGCTGCGCCGGGCGGGAATCGAGTACGACGAAGACCTGGTGGTGCAGGGTGCGTTCTCGTTCGAATCCGGCATCGAGGCCGGCAACCGCCTGCTCGACCTGAAGCGGCCGCCCACCGCGATCTTCGCCGCCAACGACGACATGGCGGCCGGCGTCATCCGCGCCGCGTGCGAGCGTGGCCTGGTGGTGCCGCGCGACATCTCCGTCTGCGGCTTCGACGACACGCCGATCGCCCGCCACATCTACCCGGCGCTGACCACGGTGCGCCAACCCACTTCCGACATGGGGCGACTGGCCACGATGCAGCTGCTGGCGCGCATCCGCGCGACGGATGCCGGCGGCATGGTGCAGGTCGAGCACGAGGTCCTGTTCCGGGAATCGACGCAGCCGCCCGTCAGGCATCGCAGCGCCTGA
- a CDS encoding NAD-dependent protein deacetylase produces MGDSRLEDFIAAHRRLFVLTGAGCSTGSGIPDYRDEHGAWKRPPPVTYQAFVGDGLTRRRYWARSLVGWPRIAQARPNAAHRALAALEAQGRCGQLLTQNVDGLHQAAGSRAVIDLHGRLDAVLCLGCGASSSRADLQVRLAEANPAWAGLVAGAAPDGDADLEGADFAGFQVAACDACGGMLKPDVVFFGENVPRARVDAAMARLAQADAMLVVGSSLMVYSGLRFVHAAVRAQIPVAAVNLGRTRAEDLLRFRTAAPCGDALRFLLGADALAAVMTPASAAG; encoded by the coding sequence ATGGGCGATTCCCGGCTCGAAGACTTCATCGCGGCGCACAGGCGCCTGTTCGTGCTGACCGGTGCCGGGTGCAGCACCGGGTCGGGCATTCCCGATTACCGGGACGAGCACGGCGCATGGAAGCGTCCGCCGCCGGTGACCTACCAGGCCTTCGTCGGCGACGGGCTCACCCGCCGCCGCTACTGGGCGCGCAGCCTGGTGGGCTGGCCGCGGATCGCACAGGCGCGGCCGAATGCGGCGCATCGCGCGCTGGCGGCACTGGAGGCGCAGGGACGCTGCGGCCAGCTGTTGACCCAGAACGTCGATGGCCTGCACCAGGCCGCAGGAAGCCGCGCCGTGATCGACCTGCACGGCCGTCTGGATGCGGTCCTGTGCCTGGGGTGCGGCGCATCCTCGTCGCGCGCGGACCTGCAGGTGCGGCTGGCGGAGGCGAACCCGGCCTGGGCCGGCCTGGTGGCGGGTGCGGCGCCCGACGGTGATGCGGACCTGGAAGGCGCCGACTTCGCCGGATTCCAGGTGGCCGCGTGCGACGCCTGCGGCGGGATGCTGAAGCCGGATGTCGTGTTCTTCGGCGAGAACGTGCCGCGTGCCCGGGTCGACGCCGCGATGGCGCGGCTCGCGCAGGCCGACGCGATGCTGGTGGTGGGTTCGTCGTTGATGGTCTATTCCGGCCTGCGGTTCGTGCACGCGGCGGTGCGCGCGCAGATCCCGGTGGCCGCCGTCAACCTGGGCCGCACCCGCGCCGAGGACCTGCTGCGGTTCCGGACGGCGGCCCCGTGCGGGGACGCGCTGCGCTTCCTGCTCGGCGCCGACGCGCTGGCGGCCGTCATGACGCCGGCGTCGGCTGCAGGCTGA
- a CDS encoding glycosyltransferase: MPAPSLRVLTRDNGAGLSRDLRLMAEGLSQAGLECERVAFGAGGRSGKAMQLGLWARRLRHGRTDVQVFLERVYPRCLPLSRRNVLVPNPEWLLDRWQPLLPRFDLVLCKTRHAQRIFQARGCPTAYIGFTSDDRRDVSVPRERAFFHLAGSSAAKGTEVLLAAWRLHPEWPRLTVVQAQRHARRGPAAVNIEHHIGHLDDSALRWLQNRHQFHVCPSEVEGYGHHLVEALSVGAVVLATDAAPMNEHVTPERGVLIAARPGRRQGLDTTHPVTIEAIERAVDRALCLTGWQRAAMGEAARAHYLASRSTFHQRVRACVPLLLGEAAPRLASGRAG; encoded by the coding sequence ATGCCCGCTCCCTCCCTGCGCGTGCTCACCCGGGACAACGGAGCCGGCCTGAGCCGCGACCTGCGCCTGATGGCGGAAGGCCTCTCGCAGGCCGGCCTGGAATGCGAAAGGGTGGCCTTCGGGGCCGGTGGCCGCTCGGGCAAGGCGATGCAGCTGGGCCTGTGGGCTCGCCGGCTGCGGCACGGCCGGACCGACGTGCAGGTCTTCCTCGAACGGGTCTATCCGCGCTGTCTGCCGCTGTCCAGGCGCAACGTGCTGGTGCCCAATCCCGAGTGGCTGCTGGACCGATGGCAGCCGCTGCTGCCGCGGTTCGACCTGGTCCTGTGCAAGACCCGCCATGCGCAGCGCATCTTCCAGGCGCGAGGATGCCCCACCGCCTACATCGGCTTCACCAGCGATGACCGGCGCGACGTGTCCGTGCCGCGCGAACGCGCCTTCTTCCATCTCGCCGGCAGCAGCGCGGCCAAGGGTACCGAGGTGCTGCTGGCGGCATGGCGCCTGCATCCGGAGTGGCCGCGGCTGACCGTGGTGCAGGCCCAGCGCCATGCGCGCCGCGGGCCGGCCGCGGTCAACATCGAGCACCACATCGGCCATCTGGACGACAGCGCGCTGCGCTGGCTGCAGAACCGGCACCAGTTCCATGTGTGTCCGTCGGAAGTGGAAGGGTACGGGCACCATCTGGTCGAGGCGCTGAGTGTCGGTGCGGTGGTACTGGCGACCGATGCGGCCCCCATGAACGAGCACGTGACGCCCGAGCGTGGCGTGCTGATCGCGGCGCGGCCCGGGCGGCGCCAGGGGCTGGACACCACGCACCCGGTGACCATCGAGGCGATCGAACGTGCGGTCGACCGTGCGCTGTGCCTCACGGGCTGGCAGCGCGCCGCGATGGGCGAGGCCGCGCGTGCCCATTATCTGGCCAGCCGCAGCACGTTCCACCAACGGGTGCGGGCGTGCGTTCCCCTGCTGCTGGGCGAGGCGGCGCCGCGCCTGGCCAGCGGACGCGCGGGGTGA